One window from the genome of Bradyrhizobium xenonodulans encodes:
- a CDS encoding glycosyltransferase, translating to MTPANKTVLVYRNELLPISETFIKEQILALKDWRAVLVGRRLLHQLTLDDLDVRVVDPQRTIADRLFWKVGKLVGIMPPAAARALRSEGARLVHAHFATDALDAWPIARALGLPLLVTLHGYDVNTHREWWEAGNGGARMRLYPRRLLRLAIQPQVRFLAVSEALRQRAIEFGIPANKIDVSHIGIDTSRFVPGGLPMAQRPPRVLFVGRLVEKKGCRYLIDAMAKVQREIPTAELVVVGDGPLRQELNTLAWTSGVRATFRGALSSTEVKRELDGSRIFCLPSITASNGDAEGFGLVLLEAQASGVPVVTSALGGATEGIREGVTGFSFAEKNVEALARILIGLLNDDNILAQMAECGAAYVATEFDVVRCTTRLELQYDAICCGPAL from the coding sequence GTGACGCCCGCCAACAAGACCGTCCTCGTGTATCGGAACGAGCTCTTGCCGATCTCGGAGACTTTCATCAAGGAGCAGATCCTTGCCCTCAAGGACTGGCGGGCCGTTCTCGTCGGACGGCGGCTTCTCCACCAATTGACGCTCGATGATCTAGACGTTCGCGTTGTTGATCCCCAGCGTACTATCGCCGACCGGCTGTTCTGGAAGGTCGGGAAGCTGGTCGGGATTATGCCGCCTGCAGCGGCGCGCGCGTTGAGATCCGAAGGGGCGCGGTTGGTACATGCGCACTTTGCGACAGATGCGCTCGATGCATGGCCGATCGCTCGTGCGCTCGGACTCCCATTGCTCGTGACCCTGCACGGCTATGACGTTAACACGCACCGGGAGTGGTGGGAGGCGGGAAACGGCGGAGCGCGCATGCGGCTCTATCCGCGACGCCTCCTGCGACTGGCTATTCAGCCTCAGGTTCGGTTCCTTGCCGTTTCAGAAGCATTGCGTCAACGCGCAATCGAATTCGGTATCCCCGCTAACAAGATCGACGTCAGCCATATCGGCATCGACACCAGCAGGTTCGTGCCAGGCGGACTTCCTATGGCACAACGTCCACCGAGGGTGCTGTTCGTTGGTCGCCTCGTTGAAAAGAAGGGGTGCCGCTATCTCATCGACGCAATGGCGAAAGTTCAACGAGAAATACCAACCGCCGAACTGGTTGTGGTTGGCGACGGTCCTCTGCGTCAGGAACTTAACACACTCGCATGGACAAGCGGCGTCCGCGCAACTTTTCGCGGAGCGCTGTCGAGCACTGAGGTCAAACGTGAATTGGACGGCTCGCGCATCTTCTGTCTGCCCAGCATTACGGCAAGTAATGGTGATGCCGAAGGATTCGGACTGGTGCTGCTTGAAGCCCAGGCATCGGGTGTTCCGGTCGTTACGTCCGCGCTGGGCGGGGCAACCGAGGGAATTCGCGAGGGCGTTACTGGATTTTCGTTTGCGGAAAAGAACGTCGAGGCACTGGCCCGAATTTTGATTGGGCTTCTTAATGATGACAATATCCTCGCTCAAATGGCTGAGTGCGGCGCTGCCTACGTCGCGACGGAATTCGATGTTGTCCGCTGTACGACTCGGCTCGAACTGCAGTACGATGCAATCTGCTGCGGCCCAGCGCTATAA
- a CDS encoding glycoside hydrolase family 16 protein — protein sequence MQATRRQVLAGTAGVVCLAGELRAASAWADTPANVVQTSESEIIITINDAVVGSGDRVARVPVALSVATNRTIAVEYFARGKTENAAGNPNEARANATSTVARGYLVFQPGEQQKTIEVPLQHPLQSGESIEVKLTDYFIYPQHAYASRIGTIMSGAGAAAPRNDSIELPSLPAGGTVVFSDDLRDPDFASDSGFRADGKPCWQSRHSHGRRHDSNRELAYYADPAINPEAKVWGIASTGHRFIQAEYVQNGLSDGKGGKLLLGWKEHTPFQYTAAIVTSRTLFNRITTGSYVECEVKLTKIAGSWPALWLKTANDQWPPEIDIFEAFITSTSYPADALTSSIHWTGQQGHRTYGASVPLAHLEPGADLFSKFNRLGCLIGENQITYYFNGKPFCAMPNLVGAGPWYMLLDVTVGGVLGEPSDPKSFPARMHVAGVKVVQF from the coding sequence ATGCAAGCCACGCGACGACAGGTGCTTGCCGGCACGGCCGGTGTTGTATGCCTCGCCGGCGAACTTCGTGCCGCGAGCGCGTGGGCCGATACTCCAGCCAACGTGGTGCAGACTTCCGAGTCCGAAATCATCATCACGATCAATGATGCCGTTGTCGGAAGCGGAGACCGCGTGGCACGTGTCCCCGTCGCGTTGAGCGTGGCGACCAACCGCACGATTGCGGTCGAGTATTTTGCACGCGGTAAGACAGAGAATGCCGCAGGTAACCCCAACGAGGCTCGAGCAAACGCCACGTCTACTGTTGCCCGCGGATACTTGGTTTTTCAGCCCGGCGAACAGCAGAAGACCATCGAGGTTCCGCTCCAACACCCGCTGCAGTCGGGAGAATCGATCGAAGTCAAACTGACCGACTACTTCATCTATCCGCAACACGCCTACGCGAGCAGGATCGGCACGATCATGTCCGGCGCTGGCGCTGCCGCGCCCCGCAACGACAGCATCGAACTCCCCTCGCTGCCGGCGGGCGGCACCGTCGTATTCTCGGACGACCTCCGCGATCCCGATTTCGCCAGCGACAGCGGATTCCGTGCGGACGGAAAACCATGCTGGCAAAGCCGGCACTCGCATGGGCGTCGGCACGACAGTAACCGGGAATTGGCCTACTATGCGGATCCGGCAATCAATCCGGAAGCGAAGGTTTGGGGAATCGCCTCGACCGGACATCGGTTCATCCAGGCCGAATATGTGCAGAACGGCCTTTCCGATGGAAAGGGCGGAAAGCTATTGCTCGGCTGGAAGGAGCACACGCCTTTCCAGTATACCGCCGCGATAGTCACCTCGCGAACTCTGTTCAACCGCATCACGACCGGAAGCTATGTCGAGTGTGAGGTGAAGCTCACGAAAATTGCGGGAAGCTGGCCGGCATTGTGGCTCAAGACAGCAAACGACCAATGGCCACCGGAGATCGACATCTTTGAAGCCTTCATCACATCGACGAGCTATCCAGCCGATGCGCTCACGTCCAGCATCCATTGGACCGGCCAACAGGGGCACCGGACGTATGGAGCATCCGTCCCTCTCGCCCATCTCGAACCAGGCGCCGACCTCTTCTCCAAATTCAATCGCCTTGGGTGTCTTATAGGCGAGAACCAGATCACCTACTATTTCAATGGCAAACCGTTCTGTGCGATGCCGAATCTCGTAGGAGCTGGTCCGTGGTACATGTTGCTTGACGTGACTGTTGGAGGCGTCCTTGGCGAACCAAGCGATCCAAAATCCTTCCCTGCGCGAATGCATGTCGCGGGAGTGAAGGTCGTGCAATTTTGA
- a CDS encoding acyltransferase family protein — MQHRPGTDAKIGVVNGFRGIAILMVVLHHLFVPYAAKDPLHTGQLDPDGIFAAFIANAWLGVPLFFVLSGFVLYLPYRLGRRKVESLADVRLFYLHRAHRLLPLYYLVVLVSLTLHAQTGVGSLRWYLEAGGLFSTLFVFSPHGFMPPSNVVLWSVGVEIWFSLLFPVLILAIRRWGIGTIVVATLAASSIFIFIGGSIPIANVGSFRPFTSGIFGSCYQFVLGMLVCDLYVRQLEKLKRPTSSLPSLLAGLVLGVLGLYLSHHASWLAVRVLGGMLFSIAFSLFLFGSLFAGGLLRSLLDNRPLQLLGCMCYSIYAWHGIVMNNMIPPDTSMLADTMRLLAPFTVLILALSALSYRYIEFGHRRDWKALFLLGKAEVQPQLASATLPLTNEWRASQGETM; from the coding sequence ATGCAGCACCGGCCCGGCACAGACGCGAAGATCGGAGTCGTGAATGGCTTCCGCGGCATCGCCATTCTCATGGTGGTTCTCCACCATCTTTTTGTCCCCTATGCGGCAAAGGACCCACTACACACGGGGCAACTCGATCCGGATGGCATCTTCGCAGCCTTCATTGCAAATGCGTGGCTCGGCGTCCCGCTCTTCTTTGTCCTATCCGGCTTTGTTCTGTATCTCCCCTACCGCCTCGGACGTCGCAAGGTAGAGTCCCTCGCCGATGTCCGGTTGTTCTATCTGCATCGCGCACACCGGCTCTTGCCCCTATATTATCTCGTCGTGCTCGTATCCCTGACGCTGCACGCCCAGACCGGCGTCGGCTCCCTCCGCTGGTATCTGGAGGCTGGCGGGCTTTTTTCGACGCTGTTCGTATTTTCGCCTCACGGCTTCATGCCGCCGTCCAACGTGGTGCTCTGGTCCGTGGGCGTCGAGATCTGGTTCAGCCTGCTGTTTCCGGTTTTGATTCTGGCGATCCGTCGATGGGGTATCGGGACGATCGTCGTTGCGACGTTGGCGGCAAGTTCAATCTTCATCTTCATCGGCGGCTCGATTCCGATCGCAAACGTCGGCTCCTTCCGCCCGTTCACCAGCGGCATATTCGGAAGCTGCTATCAATTCGTCTTGGGCATGTTGGTTTGTGATCTCTACGTGCGACAGTTGGAAAAACTAAAACGGCCGACGTCGAGTCTCCCTTCGCTGCTCGCAGGCCTCGTGCTGGGCGTGCTCGGGCTGTATCTCTCGCACCATGCATCCTGGCTCGCGGTGCGAGTTCTGGGCGGCATGCTGTTTTCAATCGCCTTTTCTCTCTTCCTGTTTGGCAGCCTGTTCGCTGGCGGCCTGCTTCGATCGCTTCTCGATAATCGGCCGCTCCAGCTCCTCGGCTGCATGTGCTACAGCATCTACGCTTGGCACGGGATCGTGATGAACAACATGATACCGCCTGACACTTCAATGCTAGCGGATACGATGCGGCTGCTGGCGCCGTTTACGGTACTGATCCTAGCGCTGAGCGCACTGAGCTACCGGTATATCGAGTTCGGGCATCGGCGCGACTGGAAGGCGCTGTTCCTGCTCGGCAAAGCTGAGGTTCAACCGCAACTCGCTTCGGCCACCTTGCCCCTCACCAACGAATGGCGCGCCTCACAAGGAGAAACGATGTGA
- a CDS encoding NAD-dependent epimerase/dehydratase family protein, with protein sequence MTKTALVCGAGGFIGGHLVKRLKREGFWVRGVDLKFPPFVETEADDFAVGDLRDQYFCRQIADRRFDEVYQLAADMGGAGYIFTGEHDADVMHNSATINLNMLDACQKRNVRGMFYSSSACMYPEHNQMDPNNPNCAEDSAYPANPDSEYGWEKLFSERLYLAYNRNYGMRNRVARYHNIFGPEGTWDGGKEKAPAAVCRKVAQATNGGEVEIWGDGTQTRSFLYIDECLEGTIRLTRSDFEGPVNVGSEEMVTINQLVDIAADIAGKKLHKKHIPGPLGVRGRNSDNRLIGQKLSWKPTATLRSGLEKTYEWIERQVRGNKERAKAA encoded by the coding sequence ATGACTAAGACTGCCTTGGTGTGCGGCGCGGGTGGGTTTATCGGCGGGCACCTTGTGAAACGCCTAAAGCGCGAAGGTTTTTGGGTCCGCGGCGTCGACCTGAAATTTCCGCCCTTTGTCGAAACCGAAGCCGATGATTTCGCCGTTGGCGATCTCCGCGATCAATATTTCTGTCGCCAGATTGCAGATCGGCGGTTCGACGAGGTGTACCAGCTCGCCGCGGATATGGGCGGTGCTGGCTATATTTTCACCGGCGAGCATGACGCTGACGTTATGCATAACTCGGCCACGATCAATCTGAACATGCTGGATGCCTGCCAGAAGAGGAACGTGCGCGGCATGTTTTACTCTTCTTCGGCCTGCATGTATCCCGAACACAACCAGATGGACCCCAACAATCCGAACTGCGCCGAGGATTCCGCCTATCCGGCAAACCCGGACAGCGAATATGGCTGGGAGAAATTGTTCTCGGAGCGCCTTTACCTCGCCTACAACCGCAACTACGGCATGCGCAATCGCGTCGCGCGTTATCACAACATCTTCGGGCCGGAAGGTACCTGGGACGGCGGTAAGGAGAAGGCGCCCGCTGCGGTCTGCCGCAAGGTTGCCCAGGCTACCAACGGTGGCGAGGTCGAGATCTGGGGCGACGGCACCCAGACACGCTCCTTCCTTTATATCGACGAATGCCTCGAAGGCACGATCCGCCTGACGCGGTCCGATTTTGAAGGTCCGGTCAATGTCGGTTCCGAGGAGATGGTCACGATCAATCAGCTCGTGGACATCGCCGCCGATATTGCGGGCAAGAAGCTCCACAAAAAGCATATCCCGGGCCCGCTCGGTGTGCGTGGCCGAAATTCAGACAACCGGCTGATTGGGCAAAAGCTCAGCTGGAAACCCACCGCTACACTTCGCTCTGGCCTTGAGAAAACCTATGAATGGATCGAGCGACAGGTGCGCGGGAACAAGGAGCGGGCGAAGGCGGCCTAG
- a CDS encoding glycosyltransferase family 4 protein → MKILVHDYAGHPFQVDLSRELASRGHQVTHAYFHGDHGPKGRLHRTSSDPVGLSFKGVSLPRPYDKTSFVKRRFDDVAYGKAVAQLVLSLKPDLVISGNTPTEAQSAIVKATRTSGASFVFWVQDFYSIAASKLLRKKMGAVGAAIGGYYSFLERGQFANSDAIVVITDSFADIAKKWGSAKDSVFTIENWGALNEISPLPKDNDWAQRHGLAGTFNFLYSGTLALKHNPQLLVELAKQVKGQANVVVVSQGVGVSELERAKNEQSIDNLILLPLQPFADLPKVLATSDVTVATIEPDAGMFSVPSKVQSYFCAQRPVLLAAPAENLASQVVRKNGAGLVVDPTDKGGFLRSAIQLMKDDALRIGAAESGRKFALNNYDIKLVTDRFETVFQYAIDARDARRGTS, encoded by the coding sequence TTGAAGATTCTGGTTCATGACTATGCCGGGCACCCCTTCCAGGTCGATCTGAGCCGCGAGCTTGCCTCGCGAGGACACCAGGTTACCCACGCCTATTTCCACGGCGACCATGGCCCCAAGGGGCGCCTTCACCGCACCTCCTCTGATCCGGTCGGCCTATCCTTCAAAGGCGTAAGTCTACCGCGTCCGTATGACAAGACCTCCTTTGTGAAACGCCGGTTTGACGACGTCGCCTATGGCAAGGCCGTTGCACAACTGGTTCTGTCGCTCAAGCCCGACCTCGTCATCTCAGGAAATACGCCTACCGAAGCCCAATCGGCAATCGTGAAGGCAACCCGCACGAGCGGCGCATCCTTCGTATTCTGGGTTCAGGATTTCTACAGCATCGCCGCGTCAAAGTTGTTGCGAAAAAAGATGGGCGCCGTCGGCGCCGCGATCGGCGGGTATTATTCGTTTCTCGAGCGCGGGCAGTTTGCCAATTCCGACGCCATCGTTGTGATCACCGACTCCTTCGCAGACATTGCCAAGAAATGGGGCAGCGCCAAAGACAGCGTCTTCACCATCGAGAACTGGGGCGCGCTGAACGAGATTTCCCCCCTCCCAAAGGACAATGACTGGGCACAACGTCACGGGCTCGCCGGCACATTCAATTTCCTCTATTCGGGCACGCTCGCCCTGAAACATAATCCGCAGCTGCTGGTCGAACTTGCAAAGCAGGTAAAGGGGCAGGCAAATGTTGTTGTCGTCAGCCAGGGCGTGGGCGTCTCCGAGCTCGAGCGGGCAAAGAACGAGCAATCGATCGACAATTTGATCCTATTGCCGCTGCAACCATTCGCTGATCTGCCCAAAGTTCTTGCAACCTCGGACGTGACAGTTGCAACGATCGAACCGGATGCCGGTATGTTTTCTGTTCCCTCCAAGGTGCAGTCATATTTCTGCGCCCAACGCCCGGTACTGCTGGCGGCACCAGCCGAGAATCTTGCTTCCCAAGTGGTCCGCAAGAACGGAGCGGGCCTCGTCGTCGATCCGACCGACAAGGGAGGTTTCTTACGTTCCGCAATCCAATTGATGAAGGATGATGCCCTGCGCATCGGAGCGGCCGAAAGTGGTAGGAAATTTGCTTTGAACAATTACGACATCAAACTGGTGACCGATCGTTTTGAAACAGTATTTCAATATGCTATCGATGCGAGAGATGCGAGAAGGGGAACTTCATGA